One segment of Leuconostoc lactis DNA contains the following:
- a CDS encoding TatD family hydrolase, producing the protein MAIYDLTKTPADSYDTHTHLNDDKLFHDVPAYIGRANEFRVMEMNIVGYDAVGNARALEIAQAHDNIYAVLGFQPEDTVDFDAAAAQTLEAQLQADKVVGVGETGLDYYWETAPHDVQKQAFETHLALAKKYDLPVIIHNRDAFDDVYAMLKASGVTKGVMHSFSGTPEQALAFVDLGMHISFSGVVTFKKAEEVREAAKAVPLERLLVETDAPYLAPTPFRGKDNEPAFVKYVLDSLAETLDMTPKELTEITRTNAHRLFLNHD; encoded by the coding sequence ATGGCAATTTATGATTTAACCAAAACGCCGGCTGACAGTTACGATACACATACGCATCTCAATGACGATAAGTTGTTTCACGATGTGCCAGCTTATATTGGCCGCGCCAACGAATTCCGGGTCATGGAAATGAACATTGTGGGTTATGATGCAGTGGGCAACGCGCGTGCCTTAGAAATTGCACAAGCCCATGATAATATTTATGCTGTATTAGGTTTCCAACCGGAAGATACGGTTGATTTTGATGCAGCAGCAGCCCAAACGCTTGAAGCGCAATTGCAAGCAGACAAGGTGGTTGGTGTTGGGGAAACTGGCCTAGACTATTATTGGGAAACGGCACCCCACGATGTCCAAAAGCAAGCATTTGAAACGCACCTTGCCTTGGCAAAAAAGTATGATTTACCTGTTATTATCCACAACCGTGATGCGTTTGATGACGTGTATGCCATGTTGAAGGCTAGCGGCGTGACAAAAGGTGTGATGCATAGTTTTTCTGGCACGCCTGAACAAGCTTTGGCGTTTGTTGACTTGGGGATGCATATCTCATTTAGTGGTGTTGTGACCTTTAAAAAAGCGGAAGAAGTGCGCGAAGCGGCCAAAGCGGTACCGCTTGAACGATTGCTTGTTGAAACAGATGCGCCTTATTTGGCGCCAACCCCATTCCGAGGTAAGGATAACGAACCTGCTTTCGTGAAGTATGTCTTGGATTCATTAGCGGAAACGCTTGATATGACGCCTAAAGAATTGACCGAAATTACGCGTACCAATGCGCATCGTCTTTTTTTAAATCATGACTGA
- the nusB gene encoding transcription antitermination factor NusB, whose translation MANLSRHESRQAAFQVLFALEKDPTSNSIDSLYEIVLDGKDYDDYLPRLVNGVLGSKADLDAHITAHLATGWAINRINKADLVILRLAIYELNNQLVPYKVAIDEALILAKTFADEDDRKFVNGLLKHFAPTDTPKVD comes from the coding sequence ATGGCGAATTTATCACGACATGAGTCACGTCAAGCAGCTTTTCAGGTGCTGTTTGCCCTTGAAAAAGATCCTACGAGTAATAGCATTGACAGTCTTTACGAGATCGTTTTAGATGGTAAGGACTACGATGATTATTTACCACGCCTTGTTAACGGTGTCTTGGGTTCAAAAGCCGATCTTGATGCGCATATTACGGCACATTTGGCTACCGGTTGGGCAATTAATCGCATTAATAAAGCTGATCTTGTGATTTTGCGCTTGGCCATTTATGAATTAAACAATCAACTGGTACCCTATAAGGTAGCGATTGATGAAGCGTTAATTTTGGCTAAAACATTTGCTGACGAAGATGACCGTAAGTTTGTTAACGGGCTGTTAAAGCATTTTGCGCCAACTGATACACCCAAGGTCGATTAG
- a CDS encoding Asp23/Gls24 family envelope stress response protein: MAREIKRSKQATKNIILATQHTVAGTTQVTPEVIEVIAQIATQEVPGVYSMRGKLSDHFTNAFGSNARGKGVELTQTEDGLMIDAYVFLQYGVAVPKVALDIQNAIQSQITSMTDLNVVQTNVHVSGIVPEKVSNQFDPDNLFGETETTEVAD; this comes from the coding sequence ATGGCCAGAGAAATTAAGCGTAGCAAGCAAGCTACAAAGAATATTATTTTAGCAACGCAACATACTGTTGCGGGGACAACACAAGTGACGCCAGAAGTCATTGAAGTGATTGCACAAATTGCAACGCAAGAAGTGCCAGGTGTTTATTCAATGCGTGGTAAGTTGTCAGATCACTTTACGAACGCCTTTGGTTCAAATGCACGTGGTAAGGGTGTTGAATTAACACAAACTGAAGACGGTTTGATGATCGATGCCTATGTGTTTTTGCAATATGGTGTGGCTGTGCCGAAGGTTGCGCTTGACATTCAAAATGCCATTCAATCTCAAATCACATCAATGACAGACTTAAACGTTGTGCAAACGAATGTCCACGTGAGTGGGATTGTCCCAGAAAAAGTATCCAATCAATTTGATCCAGATAATCTATTTGGTGAAACAGAAACAACTGAGGTGGCCGATTAA
- the efp gene encoding elongation factor P, which produces MAIGMNDLKNGLTIEYSNSIWRVLDFQHVKPGKGGAFVRSKLKNLRTGAVNEVTFRPGDKFEQADITTRPMSYLFAENNGRVFMDVETYEQINLPDDKIEAALKFLLEGMEVKITMFGNEILGAELPSTVALKVTETQPGIKGATATGSGKPATVETGATITVPDFINEGETIIVNTEDGSYKGRA; this is translated from the coding sequence ATGGCAATTGGCATGAATGATTTAAAGAATGGTTTGACAATTGAGTATTCAAACTCAATTTGGCGCGTTTTGGATTTCCAACACGTTAAGCCAGGAAAGGGTGGCGCATTTGTCCGCTCAAAGTTGAAGAACTTGCGTACAGGTGCCGTGAACGAAGTGACTTTCCGTCCTGGTGATAAGTTCGAACAAGCTGATATCACAACACGTCCAATGTCTTACTTGTTTGCTGAAAACAATGGTCGTGTCTTCATGGATGTTGAAACTTACGAACAAATTAACTTGCCAGATGACAAGATCGAAGCTGCTTTGAAGTTCTTGCTTGAAGGTATGGAAGTTAAGATCACAATGTTTGGTAACGAAATTTTGGGTGCTGAATTGCCATCAACAGTTGCTTTGAAGGTGACGGAAACACAACCAGGCATCAAGGGTGCGACAGCAACTGGTTCAGGTAAGCCAGCAACAGTTGAAACTGGGGCAACAATTACTGTGCCTGACTTTATTAACGAAGGTGAAACAATCATTGTTAATACTGAAGACGGTTCATATAAGGGCCGTGCCTAA
- a CDS encoding MarR family winged helix-turn-helix transcriptional regulator gives MPEYTMLADFIRVYMSSLKHMETMLSQPMREYGLSFEQWLIMASIARSETPLTLTEIAAERDVTKGAVGRQLKPILTLGFVVQTPDEKDRRRILLSLTPEGQRIEAEITKRVRARGKAWIEAFGLEESRDLLKDIHRFDDLIMKPALNGKNIEESR, from the coding sequence ATGCCAGAATATACAATGTTAGCCGATTTTATTCGGGTTTACATGTCATCGCTAAAACACATGGAAACAATGCTCTCACAGCCAATGCGTGAATACGGGTTGTCTTTTGAGCAGTGGTTGATTATGGCATCAATTGCGCGCAGCGAAACGCCACTGACATTAACAGAAATTGCCGCAGAACGTGATGTGACAAAAGGCGCCGTTGGCCGCCAATTGAAGCCGATTTTGACGTTGGGTTTTGTTGTCCAAACGCCAGATGAAAAAGATCGGCGGCGGATCCTCTTATCCTTAACGCCAGAAGGGCAGCGTATCGAGGCAGAAATTACCAAGCGCGTACGGGCTCGTGGTAAGGCGTGGATTGAAGCATTTGGTCTCGAAGAATCACGTGACTTGTTAAAAGACATTCATCGATTTGATGATTTAATTATGAAACCGGCACTCAATGGGAAAAACATTGAGGAATCACGATAA
- a CDS encoding TIGR00730 family Rossman fold protein: MSVKSITVFMGSQLGADPEFTTIAATLGEALAQQQLTLVYGGGRDGLMGVTARAVMAHGGQVIGVSPRNLAEETIPAADITQLITVETMSERKELLMSLADAFIVLPGGFGTLEELAQVLSWARIGLHHKPLVLLNVNGYYDHLWDWIADSVTADFAVPTDLAAVRLYNSVDDALRYLGTI; this comes from the coding sequence ATGTCAGTCAAATCGATTACAGTTTTTATGGGATCGCAACTTGGCGCAGATCCAGAATTTACAACAATTGCAGCGACGTTGGGAGAAGCACTCGCCCAACAACAGCTCACACTCGTTTACGGAGGTGGGCGAGACGGCCTGATGGGTGTTACGGCTCGTGCCGTGATGGCACATGGCGGCCAAGTTATTGGTGTGTCGCCACGTAACTTAGCAGAAGAAACGATACCGGCTGCTGACATTACACAGTTGATAACCGTTGAGACAATGTCTGAACGGAAAGAATTACTGATGTCACTTGCTGATGCGTTTATTGTTTTACCGGGTGGATTTGGCACACTTGAAGAATTAGCGCAAGTGTTGAGTTGGGCAAGAATTGGCTTACATCACAAACCACTCGTACTATTAAATGTGAATGGTTACTATGACCATTTGTGGGATTGGATCGCAGATAGTGTGACGGCTGATTTTGCTGTACCAACGGATTTAGCGGCGGTGCGGTTATACAACAGTGTTGACGATGCGTTGCGCTATCTTGGTACCATTTAA
- a CDS encoding DNA-directed RNA polymerase subunit epsilon, with product MIYKVYYQEHPERNPKRETTLSLYLSAESLPQAREIIEDNTNYNVEFIEELSDKALTYEKANPNFEITTF from the coding sequence ATGATTTACAAAGTTTATTACCAGGAACATCCTGAACGCAATCCCAAGCGTGAAACAACCCTTTCACTCTACTTGTCGGCAGAAAGCTTGCCACAAGCACGGGAAATTATTGAAGACAACACCAACTACAACGTTGAATTTATCGAAGAACTTTCAGATAAGGCATTGACTTACGAAAAAGCTAACCCAAACTTCGAAATCACAACATTCTAA
- the rnjA gene encoding ribonuclease J1 produces the protein MTYSVDIKPNEVGVYALGGLGEIGKNTYGIEYQDEIIVVDAGIKFPEDELLGIDYVIPDYTYLVDNIDRVKALVITHGHEDHIGAIAYFLQAVNVPVYAGPLAMALIKNKLEEKQLLNRVELHEITDGSVLEFDKLSVEFFRTTHSIPDVFGVAVHTPVGTIVETGDFKFDLTPTTKQPPNLWSMARLGEKGVLLMMSDSTNAERPEWTKSEAWVAKSVNRIFDKITKGRIIFATFASNMNRVRMATDAAIAHGRKIAVFGRSMESAVNNGRALGYLNIPDDMLVEQSEIKHIPDEELLILSTGSQGEPMAALARIAEGTHKQIRLKPNDNVIFSSSPIPGNTASVNEVINKLEEGGANVIYGKVNNIHTSGHGGQEEEKLMLALMKPKFFMPVHGEYRMLKVHASLAHELDIPEDHTFILENGDVLALDGENARIAGHFPGEDTYIDGSGIGDIGSVVLHDRQKLSQDGLVVVTATIDLKKKEILSGPDILSRGFVYMRESGDLINEGRRIIFGTMRRVMNNANATEADIRQAVIDDLSRFLYRETARKPMILPMLIMV, from the coding sequence ATGACATATTCTGTAGATATTAAACCAAACGAAGTCGGCGTTTATGCGCTAGGCGGTTTAGGCGAGATCGGTAAGAATACGTATGGTATTGAGTATCAAGATGAAATCATCGTTGTTGACGCGGGTATTAAGTTCCCCGAAGATGAACTACTTGGTATCGATTACGTTATTCCCGACTATACTTATTTAGTCGATAATATCGATCGCGTGAAAGCACTGGTTATCACCCACGGACACGAAGACCATATCGGTGCAATCGCCTACTTTTTACAAGCTGTTAACGTCCCAGTTTACGCTGGTCCACTGGCAATGGCTTTAATTAAGAACAAGCTCGAAGAAAAACAACTCCTCAACCGCGTCGAACTACACGAAATTACGGATGGGTCAGTCCTTGAATTTGATAAATTAAGTGTCGAATTCTTCCGGACAACCCACTCAATTCCTGATGTATTCGGTGTTGCGGTGCACACACCAGTCGGGACAATTGTTGAAACCGGTGATTTCAAGTTCGATCTCACCCCAACAACAAAGCAGCCACCTAACCTGTGGTCAATGGCCCGTCTTGGGGAAAAAGGCGTCTTACTCATGATGAGTGATTCAACCAACGCTGAACGTCCTGAATGGACGAAGTCAGAAGCTTGGGTTGCCAAATCCGTTAACCGTATTTTTGACAAAATTACGAAGGGTCGTATCATTTTTGCGACCTTCGCTTCAAATATGAACCGTGTCCGTATGGCAACTGATGCGGCAATTGCCCATGGGCGTAAGATTGCTGTCTTTGGTCGTTCAATGGAATCAGCTGTTAACAATGGTCGTGCTTTAGGGTACTTAAACATTCCTGATGACATGCTGGTTGAGCAATCTGAGATTAAGCATATTCCTGATGAAGAACTGTTGATTTTATCAACCGGTTCACAAGGTGAACCTATGGCCGCTTTGGCTCGCATTGCTGAAGGCACGCACAAGCAAATTCGCTTGAAGCCAAACGACAACGTTATTTTCTCATCATCCCCTATTCCGGGTAACACCGCTTCGGTCAATGAAGTGATTAATAAGCTGGAAGAAGGCGGTGCCAATGTTATTTATGGTAAGGTCAACAACATTCATACTTCTGGTCACGGTGGCCAAGAAGAAGAAAAGTTGATGTTAGCCCTCATGAAGCCAAAGTTCTTCATGCCCGTGCACGGGGAATATCGCATGTTGAAAGTTCATGCCTCATTGGCACACGAACTAGATATCCCCGAAGATCATACCTTTATTTTGGAAAACGGTGATGTCTTAGCGCTTGATGGTGAAAATGCCCGGATTGCGGGTCATTTTCCTGGCGAAGATACTTACATTGATGGTTCAGGTATCGGTGATATCGGATCAGTTGTCCTTCATGATCGCCAAAAGCTCTCACAAGATGGTTTGGTCGTGGTCACGGCTACTATCGATTTGAAGAAAAAAGAAATTCTTTCTGGCCCAGATATTTTGTCACGCGGCTTTGTTTACATGCGTGAGTCTGGTGATTTAATTAATGAAGGCCGTCGGATTATTTTTGGCACGATGCGTCGTGTGATGAATAACGCTAATGCAACTGAAGCTGATATTCGTCAAGCAGTCATTGATGACTTATCACGTTTCTTGTATCGTGAAACAGCACGTAAGCCAATGATTTTACCAATGTTGATTATGGTCTAA
- the ppcA gene encoding phosphoenolpyruvate carboxylase, which yields MTQRKIPTIMGTQHPDNANAPFWDASQQPFISAYREMNEAFENFSELNVDEYMWDWEGKHADAAVIDRLFSTEYDYFKNQQIGRDKFLTFRFPNIWEEKGYNLMQAMTAILSSEDFAHDLGFEQRPLFEAILPMAQRADQLLKMQVLFEKLANFKSVEFTRSDKNTPYIEIIPLFEDFDTQLHAPEILKEYLKLHEEHFGFRPKYMRVFLAGSDSALTAGFMSSITGNKLAIARLHEFAREENIEIYPISGTGSAIFRGGLSPHRIDRYVKEFPGVRTATVQSAFRYDFPIADVQQAIAELKEKLPTAEPLQISAADQKVLAEVAEESAEFYAHTLDQLVPDMQPIFKAFPKRRDRRQHVGVLGYSRSVDGIELPRAINFTGAFYSIGVPPEFIGFGRALENLNADHLSAFVRNYPSMKDDFRELARFVNLDALAILKTQSPAWADVERDIMIVKDIFDLEIGPKTREEQQHAEIALQVVQIKEGAPIAITALINRMAQLRHFLG from the coding sequence ATGACACAACGAAAAATCCCTACGATTATGGGTACGCAACACCCCGATAATGCGAATGCACCTTTCTGGGATGCATCCCAACAACCTTTTATCAGCGCCTATCGCGAAATGAACGAAGCTTTTGAAAATTTCAGTGAATTAAATGTTGATGAATACATGTGGGATTGGGAAGGTAAGCACGCCGATGCTGCCGTCATTGATCGCCTATTTAGCACCGAATATGATTACTTTAAGAACCAACAAATTGGTCGTGATAAATTCTTAACATTCCGCTTCCCAAATATCTGGGAAGAAAAAGGCTATAACTTGATGCAGGCAATGACTGCCATCTTAAGCTCAGAAGACTTCGCACATGATTTAGGCTTTGAACAACGGCCACTATTTGAAGCCATTTTGCCAATGGCACAACGCGCTGATCAATTGCTGAAGATGCAGGTTTTGTTTGAAAAGCTAGCCAACTTTAAGTCAGTTGAGTTTACTCGTTCAGATAAAAATACCCCTTATATTGAAATTATTCCCCTATTTGAAGACTTCGATACCCAACTTCACGCACCAGAAATTTTGAAAGAATATCTCAAGTTGCATGAAGAACATTTTGGATTCCGACCAAAATATATGCGTGTGTTCCTTGCCGGATCTGATTCAGCGTTGACGGCTGGGTTCATGAGCTCAATTACGGGTAACAAGCTGGCAATTGCCCGCTTACATGAATTTGCCCGTGAAGAAAACATTGAAATTTATCCAATTTCTGGGACTGGCTCAGCAATTTTCCGTGGCGGTTTGTCACCACACCGTATTGACCGTTATGTCAAAGAATTCCCTGGTGTCCGTACAGCAACCGTTCAGTCTGCTTTCCGCTACGATTTCCCAATTGCTGATGTCCAACAAGCGATTGCTGAATTAAAAGAAAAGTTGCCGACGGCTGAACCATTACAGATTTCAGCCGCCGACCAAAAAGTCTTAGCCGAAGTGGCCGAAGAATCAGCTGAATTCTATGCCCATACATTAGATCAACTGGTGCCTGATATGCAACCAATTTTCAAGGCCTTCCCTAAGCGTCGTGATCGCCGCCAACACGTTGGTGTCTTAGGCTACTCACGTTCTGTTGACGGTATCGAATTACCCCGTGCCATCAACTTTACCGGTGCCTTTTATTCAATCGGTGTGCCACCAGAATTCATCGGCTTCGGTCGGGCCCTTGAAAACTTAAACGCTGATCATCTGTCAGCGTTTGTCCGGAATTACCCAAGTATGAAGGACGATTTCCGTGAACTCGCTCGCTTTGTTAATCTCGATGCGCTCGCAATCTTGAAGACACAAAGCCCCGCTTGGGCAGATGTTGAACGCGACATTATGATTGTCAAAGATATTTTTGATCTTGAGATTGGTCCTAAAACCCGTGAAGAACAACAACATGCAGAAATCGCTTTGCAAGTTGTTCAAATTAAAGAAGGGGCGCCAATTGCCATTACAGCTTTAATTAACCGTATGGCGCAACTCCGCCACTTCTTAGGATAA
- a CDS encoding diacylglycerol/lipid kinase family protein, with product MPNFYVIHNPQAGNQAHGDIISQIKQLRPIARWYDTQYAGHAVKLAKNIASTVTDPEAVVLAIGGDGTLNEVLNGLIQAQRPHPIPLAYIPLGSGNDFARAAHLGTASEALHHLKQTTQAQQLNVGRMTDDGLYHTTRYFINNLGIGFDALVVDHTNQSPWKKRLNRLGLGKFSYLATTLAAFFQQQAFQMTVMTGDQYQQFTQAFLVTITNQPFFGGGIALLPTADLTQERLDLVIAKKMSFFQFLKLFMALKKDGSHLDNSNVTTIPLQHGTQIYVRDMQPGQVDGETLQPSTFGLTIDYQSYPFWL from the coding sequence ATGCCAAACTTTTACGTGATTCACAATCCTCAGGCTGGTAACCAAGCACATGGCGATATTATCAGTCAAATTAAACAACTACGCCCCATCGCACGCTGGTACGACACCCAATATGCTGGCCATGCGGTCAAATTGGCAAAAAACATTGCTAGCACGGTCACAGACCCTGAAGCGGTTGTTTTAGCAATCGGTGGTGATGGCACCCTAAACGAGGTGTTAAACGGCTTAATACAAGCCCAACGGCCACACCCCATCCCCTTAGCCTATATTCCGCTTGGGTCGGGTAATGACTTTGCCCGAGCAGCCCACTTAGGAACAGCCAGTGAGGCGCTGCACCATCTTAAACAGACAACCCAAGCACAGCAACTGAATGTTGGGCGCATGACAGATGACGGTCTTTATCACACAACGCGGTATTTCATTAACAATCTGGGGATTGGGTTTGATGCGTTAGTGGTCGATCACACCAACCAATCACCTTGGAAAAAACGGCTTAACCGTTTGGGCTTAGGAAAATTTAGTTACCTGGCTACAACTTTAGCCGCTTTTTTCCAACAACAAGCTTTCCAAATGACTGTCATGACTGGCGATCAGTATCAGCAATTTACCCAAGCTTTTCTGGTCACCATTACCAACCAGCCCTTTTTTGGTGGTGGGATTGCCCTACTCCCAACGGCTGACTTAACCCAAGAGCGGCTCGACCTCGTCATCGCCAAAAAAATGTCATTTTTCCAGTTTCTAAAATTATTTATGGCCTTAAAAAAGGATGGCAGCCATCTCGATAATTCAAACGTGACAACGATTCCACTCCAACATGGCACACAAATTTACGTCCGTGACATGCAACCTGGCCAAGTTGACGGTGAAACTTTGCAACCTAGTACTTTTGGCCTGACCATTGATTATCAGTCCTATCCATTTTGGCTCTAA
- a CDS encoding ADP-ribosylglycohydrolase family protein encodes MAKKQATIQFLMFGIAVGESMTLLSNSEQGALLSDPTQFKQELRWGSHTSLSLTTVASLSRGYQLTDVMNHFQNWYKKRQFAPERTRQRIDVVTKKAMDNYSKNRDTLASGILEDVADSEDILVRMLPVALYLHHEYGVSFINDESAMLTLHRIAGLTHNAEGALVSVGMLSLIVSQILEKQPIRDAVENGLAFGFEYYSRHKVFESELNAFEELNLPDFANIPVGNIVLDGRSANTLEAIIWSLLNSHNYTEAMKNAFMHGHANSIVPTVVSAIAAIIYQEDLVIQASEHLISRKLIVSVTNQAERLGRFN; translated from the coding sequence ATGGCTAAAAAGCAAGCAACAATTCAATTTTTAATGTTTGGTATCGCGGTTGGTGAAAGTATGACCCTGCTATCAAACAGTGAACAAGGCGCATTACTGTCTGATCCAACACAGTTTAAACAAGAGCTGCGCTGGGGGTCACACACGAGTTTGTCATTGACGACCGTTGCGAGTTTGTCACGTGGCTACCAGTTAACTGATGTGATGAATCATTTCCAAAATTGGTATAAAAAGCGCCAATTTGCACCCGAAAGAACACGTCAACGCATTGATGTCGTCACCAAAAAGGCGATGGATAATTACAGTAAAAATCGGGACACTTTGGCTTCTGGTATTTTAGAAGACGTGGCGGATAGTGAAGATATTTTAGTCCGAATGTTACCGGTTGCGTTATATTTACATCATGAATACGGTGTGTCGTTTATTAATGATGAATCAGCCATGTTAACCTTGCATCGTATTGCGGGCCTAACGCATAATGCGGAAGGCGCCTTGGTGAGTGTGGGTATGTTAAGCCTAATTGTGAGCCAGATTCTTGAAAAACAGCCCATTCGAGATGCGGTGGAAAATGGCTTGGCCTTTGGCTTTGAATATTATTCTCGCCATAAGGTGTTTGAATCAGAATTAAATGCATTTGAAGAACTTAATTTACCGGACTTTGCCAATATTCCGGTCGGCAATATCGTGTTAGATGGTCGCAGTGCCAACACATTGGAAGCGATTATTTGGTCGTTATTAAACAGCCATAACTATACTGAAGCGATGAAAAATGCCTTCATGCATGGTCACGCGAACAGTATTGTCCCAACTGTTGTCAGTGCCATTGCGGCCATTATTTACCAAGAAGATTTGGTCATTCAAGCCAGTGAACATTTGATATCGCGGAAATTAATTGTCAGTGTGACAAACCAAGCGGAACGTCTAGGACGATTTAATTAA
- the metK gene encoding methionine adenosyltransferase, with product MTKYFTSESVSAGHPDKIADQIADAILDAVLAQDPYARSAVEVTTSTGDVSIFGELSTSAYVNVRQIAMDTIREIGYNQAELGFTADSVNVSNRIVEQSGDIAQAVDSADDDPEQLGAGDQGMVFGYATNETDSYLPLTLALSHRLMRQIRDVREAGTLSYLRPDAKAEVSVELDDNNQVTRIAAVVLSTQHDETVTLDQLREDVRRLVIDAVLPQDLVDDETVYYINPSGRFVLGGPQADSGLTGRKIIVDTYGGAAHHGGGAFSGKDATKVDRSAAYFARYVAKNLVAAGVADKLELQVAYAIGVAQPVSLNIETFGTAKIDEDKIRDITAQLFDFRPLAIINHLDLRRPIYKQTAAFGHFGRTDIDLPWEALDQVDKIKALM from the coding sequence ATGACAAAGTATTTTACCTCAGAATCCGTTTCAGCTGGGCATCCCGATAAGATTGCCGATCAAATTGCCGATGCGATTTTGGATGCTGTTTTAGCGCAAGATCCTTATGCGCGCTCAGCCGTCGAAGTGACAACATCAACAGGCGACGTCTCAATTTTCGGCGAATTATCAACATCTGCTTACGTGAATGTGCGCCAAATCGCGATGGATACCATTCGTGAAATTGGGTATAACCAAGCGGAACTTGGCTTTACCGCAGATTCCGTGAACGTTTCTAACCGCATCGTGGAACAATCAGGTGATATCGCCCAAGCGGTTGACAGCGCCGATGATGATCCAGAACAATTAGGGGCTGGGGATCAAGGCATGGTCTTTGGGTATGCCACCAACGAAACGGATAGTTATTTACCGTTGACTTTGGCCTTATCACACCGTTTAATGCGTCAAATTCGTGATGTCCGTGAAGCTGGCACGTTAAGTTACTTGCGCCCAGATGCTAAGGCTGAAGTCAGTGTGGAACTTGATGATAACAACCAAGTGACGCGGATTGCAGCAGTCGTTTTGTCAACACAACACGATGAGACAGTTACTTTGGACCAACTACGAGAAGATGTCCGTCGGTTAGTCATTGATGCTGTTTTGCCACAAGATTTGGTCGACGATGAAACGGTTTACTATATTAACCCATCTGGCCGTTTCGTTCTTGGTGGCCCACAAGCAGATTCTGGTTTGACAGGTCGTAAGATTATTGTTGATACTTATGGTGGGGCGGCCCATCATGGTGGTGGCGCATTTTCTGGTAAGGATGCGACCAAGGTCGATCGCTCAGCTGCTTATTTTGCGCGTTATGTGGCTAAAAATCTAGTAGCTGCTGGTGTCGCTGATAAGTTAGAATTGCAAGTTGCTTACGCAATTGGTGTGGCACAACCCGTGTCATTAAACATTGAAACCTTTGGCACAGCTAAAATTGATGAAGACAAGATTCGTGACATTACGGCACAACTCTTTGATTTCCGACCTTTGGCGATCATCAATCATTTAGATCTCCGTCGCCCAATTTACAAGCAAACAGCTGCGTTTGGTCACTTTGGCCGAACAGATATTGATTTACCTTGGGAAGCATTGGATCAAGTCGACAAGATTAAAGCATTGATGTAA
- a CDS encoding DUF1054 family protein, whose protein sequence is MFNAQDFDIFDEPTLSGRMTAIRDVIDPKFEQAAAVLLPILATDGQHWTAHIAKHLRRTTNAPDNTWVAFAPNKRGYKMMPHFELGLWADHLYLYLAVEENMKPQQTPDIVAKLQRAREQVAQLPAEYVLSADHMVNATQPLTLAAYDGLVARFAAVRHSEVLIGLTIPRGDDRLQGDRAVEVLSTAVKTLLPIYQVLK, encoded by the coding sequence ATGTTTAATGCGCAGGATTTTGATATTTTTGACGAGCCGACTCTCTCTGGCCGTATGACAGCGATTCGGGACGTGATCGACCCTAAGTTTGAGCAAGCTGCCGCAGTGCTATTACCGATTTTGGCGACAGATGGGCAACACTGGACAGCTCATATTGCCAAGCATTTACGCCGGACGACAAATGCTCCAGACAACACATGGGTCGCTTTTGCGCCTAATAAACGTGGCTATAAAATGATGCCACACTTTGAACTGGGCTTGTGGGCTGATCATCTCTATCTTTATTTGGCCGTTGAAGAAAATATGAAACCACAGCAAACACCTGATATTGTCGCTAAGTTACAACGCGCACGTGAACAAGTAGCACAGCTACCTGCAGAGTATGTGTTAAGTGCTGATCATATGGTCAACGCCACGCAACCGCTCACCTTAGCGGCTTATGATGGCTTGGTTGCCCGTTTTGCTGCTGTGCGGCATAGTGAAGTCTTAATCGGCTTAACAATTCCGCGTGGTGATGACCGTTTACAAGGCGATAGGGCAGTTGAAGTACTCAGCACGGCCGTCAAAACATTATTACCAATTTATCAAGTGCTTAAATAA